The following proteins come from a genomic window of Spirochaetota bacterium:
- a CDS encoding alcohol dehydrogenase catalytic domain-containing protein, with amino-acid sequence MKAAYIRTMADIEMRETSLWPLAQDEIRIAVKASGICGTDIANAKNGLSKHSPFGHEVAGTVVETGSAVTRVKKGDTVALESASACGACDNCKDTEQELCTDIKSFFHKTSFGMAEEMISPALCTLPTHLSPDIACLSEPLGVAIDMIRLADITPDSNVLIIGPGTIGLMALSLVKRMGARSVFMSGNSTNKARIAAAERFGASIINPDRTPLASYKFPRAIDRIIVTAPPTVLPDAFTVAAKGAIISFIGIGHGEHAFCRFDVNAFHFKKLQLRASFASPALYTPLALRYLSDGVLDGNAIISHRFPLSEIQEAMNVAADSSRSIKVIVMPEQP; translated from the coding sequence ATGAAGGCAGCATACATACGAACGATGGCCGATATCGAGATGCGCGAAACATCGCTCTGGCCGCTCGCACAGGATGAGATACGCATCGCGGTGAAAGCCTCCGGCATTTGCGGCACCGATATAGCCAATGCAAAGAACGGACTTTCGAAGCACAGCCCATTCGGCCATGAAGTTGCCGGGACGGTAGTGGAAACGGGAAGTGCCGTTACACGCGTAAAAAAAGGCGATACCGTCGCTTTGGAAAGCGCCTCCGCCTGCGGTGCATGCGACAATTGCAAAGACACGGAACAGGAGCTTTGTACCGATATAAAGAGTTTCTTCCATAAAACATCGTTCGGCATGGCTGAGGAGATGATATCGCCGGCACTCTGCACCCTCCCCACGCATCTTTCGCCCGATATCGCCTGTCTTTCCGAACCGCTCGGTGTGGCCATCGATATGATACGTCTTGCCGATATCACGCCGGATTCGAATGTACTTATCATCGGGCCTGGCACGATCGGTCTCATGGCGCTCTCCCTCGTCAAGCGCATGGGTGCTCGATCGGTTTTCATGAGCGGGAATTCGACGAATAAAGCGCGTATTGCCGCGGCTGAACGTTTCGGCGCAAGCATCATCAATCCGGACAGAACGCCGCTTGCTTCATACAAGTTCCCCCGCGCAATAGACCGCATCATCGTTACCGCGCCGCCGACCGTGCTTCCCGACGCGTTCACCGTCGCCGCAAAGGGAGCGATAATATCGTTCATCGGCATCGGTCATGGCGAACATGCGTTCTGCCGCTTCGATGTGAACGCTTTTCACTTCAAGAAACTGCAATTACGCGCATCATTCGCATCCCCGGCGCTCTATACGCCGCTCGCGCTCAGGTATCTTTCCGACGGCGTTCTCGACGGGAACGCGATCATATCGCATCGCTTCCCGCTCAGCGAAATACAGGAAGCGATGAACGTCGCTGCCGACAGTTCGCGCTCGATAAAAGTCATCGTCATGCCGGAGCAGCCATGA
- a CDS encoding uroporphyrinogen decarboxylase family protein produces the protein MTGKERMLKTLRFEEPDRPPHFEVMFELEKEAFGMHFPDRNIWATVSGKERERLIDDCMAIYAKVAERYQWDALAVFWPWSDPTGVRAAKKLFGESILIGSIVGNTIHSIDSTSDWTQFSIDIMDHPERIHEEAKRKRDRAIVDFDKLADAGADFIHVVNDVAFNQGTFISPAQMREFIFPYLAEEVAHIKKRSVLPFVHTDGNIMDVLDDYIALGAACFQSVDPMAGMDIAQVKARTHGKMALMGNVQCSLLQDGPKDAIRTSALYCLEHASKGGGYIFGTSNTIFPGMPLENYEYMLEVYWEFCEQKSKGLQPLVRE, from the coding sequence ATGACCGGAAAAGAACGAATGCTCAAAACGCTCCGCTTCGAGGAGCCCGATCGCCCCCCTCACTTCGAGGTGATGTTCGAGCTTGAGAAAGAAGCGTTCGGCATGCATTTCCCCGACAGGAATATCTGGGCAACGGTCAGCGGCAAAGAACGCGAACGGCTCATCGACGACTGTATGGCTATATACGCAAAGGTCGCAGAACGATATCAATGGGATGCGCTTGCCGTATTCTGGCCGTGGAGCGATCCGACCGGCGTACGCGCGGCAAAAAAACTTTTTGGCGAATCGATACTGATCGGGAGCATTGTGGGCAATACGATCCATTCGATCGACAGCACGAGCGACTGGACGCAATTCTCCATCGACATAATGGATCATCCGGAGCGGATCCATGAAGAAGCAAAGCGAAAGCGCGACCGTGCCATCGTCGATTTCGACAAACTTGCCGATGCTGGTGCGGACTTCATCCACGTTGTGAACGACGTCGCCTTCAATCAAGGCACGTTCATATCACCAGCACAGATGCGCGAATTCATATTCCCCTATCTCGCGGAAGAGGTCGCACATATCAAAAAGCGCAGCGTGCTCCCGTTCGTCCACACCGACGGGAATATCATGGACGTACTCGATGATTATATCGCTCTCGGAGCGGCTTGCTTTCAATCCGTCGATCCGATGGCGGGCATGGATATTGCGCAGGTGAAGGCGCGCACGCACGGAAAAATGGCACTCATGGGAAATGTGCAGTGCAGTCTGCTCCAGGACGGGCCGAAGGATGCGATACGGACATCGGCACTGTATTGCCTCGAGCATGCATCGAAGGGCGGCGGATATATTTTCGGGACATCGAACACGATATTCCCCGGCATGCCGCTTGAGAATTACGAATATATGCTGGAAGTGTACTGGGAATTCTGTGAGCAAAAGAGCAAGGGGCTGCAGCCCCTTGTTCGGGAGTGA
- a CDS encoding Gfo/Idh/MocA family oxidoreductase — translation MSVKFGIIGAGNISRFHFNGLEKAGAPITHIADLNETAAKPWADKFGAKYSKDYRTLIDDKNVDAVAILVHSRFHKEIALAALNAGKDIICEKTMMDNADEAAEVSMKVKRSKILFFTAFMKRFFPAAQKAKEILPSLGRIFSANVRSYQPWGDLFNLETGANHEWIMKNYGGAIVKCAGSHMLDMMLWLLGRPKNVYANIDTIPGSKIDRKAAAIFEYDNGATAAFETAAHPLNKVGLERLGWDEYIEVNGTNGRLTFTSVVWDKPERHAPILTHYDNKTGTTAEYRFDIVNPFDNEMKYFHDCIEKRVQGMSDVIDGFNVDAVIGAMFDSAKGKAPVTVDWRGL, via the coding sequence ATGTCAGTCAAATTTGGGATCATCGGCGCGGGGAATATATCCCGCTTCCATTTCAACGGACTTGAGAAGGCCGGCGCGCCTATAACGCATATCGCCGACTTGAACGAAACGGCGGCGAAGCCGTGGGCGGATAAATTCGGCGCGAAATACTCGAAGGATTACCGTACGCTCATCGATGACAAGAACGTGGATGCCGTCGCCATCCTTGTGCACAGCCGGTTTCATAAAGAGATAGCGCTTGCCGCGCTCAACGCCGGAAAAGACATCATCTGCGAGAAAACGATGATGGACAATGCCGATGAAGCCGCCGAGGTCTCGATGAAGGTCAAAAGATCGAAGATACTGTTCTTCACCGCGTTCATGAAGCGGTTCTTCCCGGCAGCGCAGAAAGCAAAGGAGATCTTGCCGTCGCTCGGGCGCATATTCAGCGCGAACGTGCGGTCATATCAGCCGTGGGGTGATCTTTTTAACCTCGAAACCGGCGCGAACCATGAATGGATCATGAAGAATTACGGCGGCGCGATCGTCAAATGCGCGGGGAGCCATATGCTCGATATGATGCTCTGGCTTCTCGGACGGCCGAAAAACGTATACGCGAACATCGATACCATCCCCGGGTCAAAGATAGATCGAAAAGCAGCGGCGATATTCGAATACGACAACGGTGCGACCGCAGCGTTCGAAACGGCCGCACATCCCCTCAACAAGGTGGGGCTTGAGCGGCTCGGCTGGGATGAATACATCGAGGTGAACGGCACAAATGGCCGGCTCACGTTCACGTCCGTTGTCTGGGATAAGCCGGAACGGCATGCCCCGATACTTACGCACTATGACAATAAGACCGGAACAACAGCAGAGTATCGATTCGATATCGTCAATCCGTTCGACAATGAGATGAAATATTTCCATGACTGCATCGAAAAGCGCGTTCAAGGCATGTCCGATGTTATCGACGGGTTCAATGTGGATGCGGTGATCGGCGCGATGTTCGACTCGGCAAAAGGCAAAGCGCCCGTAACCGTCGACTGGAGGGGGTTATGA
- a CDS encoding GDSL-type esterase/lipase family protein codes for MKKRFLAFACILTALPVFGADIKGRFVRLALTGNYIHIAELEVMSGNVNVALKKPATQSSVYGGAGPERVVDGNTNGNWQGASVNSTKNGDEWLEVDLGAASVIDAIVIYNRTDHADIGMPRIIGASVTVLDENRALVWQGTIKEPKALYRFEPGATPMEKPLVIDDLTLAVPTAIERIAFHGDSITFGGNASSRERSWPMLFKIMLEKKYTVSAMTNLAKPGTGAIAQRGSGETIAAFTPDLVCIMLGLNDMRKATPLDEYRSALESIVAAVRRSSPKALVMLGGPTWIEHYTVWTADGKPYANGVYDKGSRELHLAYREAVKAAAEKYKCAFVDVYAVMEGKPELLPDRTHPNDQGHEVIANCYIAAFRSLVDGSR; via the coding sequence ATGAAAAAAAGATTTCTCGCATTCGCATGCATCCTTACAGCGCTGCCGGTGTTCGGGGCTGACATCAAAGGACGTTTTGTACGTCTTGCGCTCACGGGTAATTATATTCATATTGCAGAACTTGAGGTCATGAGCGGGAATGTGAATGTCGCGCTGAAAAAGCCCGCAACGCAATCGAGTGTCTACGGCGGTGCAGGCCCGGAACGTGTCGTCGACGGCAACACCAACGGCAATTGGCAGGGCGCATCCGTCAATTCAACGAAGAACGGTGATGAATGGCTCGAAGTCGACCTCGGCGCAGCAAGCGTCATCGATGCCATCGTGATATACAACCGTACCGATCATGCAGACATCGGTATGCCGCGCATCATCGGGGCATCGGTGACCGTCCTCGATGAGAACCGTGCGCTGGTGTGGCAGGGAACGATAAAAGAACCGAAGGCGCTCTATCGATTCGAACCGGGAGCAACCCCGATGGAAAAACCGCTTGTGATCGACGATCTCACGCTTGCCGTACCCACGGCCATTGAACGCATCGCGTTCCACGGCGACAGCATCACCTTCGGCGGCAATGCATCGTCGCGCGAACGTTCATGGCCGATGCTGTTTAAAATAATGCTCGAAAAAAAATACACCGTGAGCGCGATGACGAACCTCGCAAAACCCGGCACCGGCGCCATTGCCCAGCGCGGCAGCGGTGAAACGATCGCCGCGTTCACGCCCGACCTCGTCTGCATCATGCTCGGTCTCAACGATATGCGCAAGGCCACGCCCCTCGATGAATACCGCTCGGCGCTTGAAAGCATCGTCGCGGCGGTACGCCGAAGCTCGCCGAAAGCGCTCGTCATGCTCGGCGGCCCGACATGGATAGAGCACTATACCGTGTGGACGGCAGACGGAAAACCATACGCCAACGGCGTGTACGATAAAGGGAGCCGGGAACTGCATCTTGCCTACCGCGAAGCGGTCAAGGCTGCGGCAGAAAAATATAAATGCGCCTTCGTCGACGTTTATGCTGTGATGGAGGGAAAGCCGGAGCTTCTCCCGGACCGGACACACCCCAATGACCAAGGCCATGAGGTCATTGCGAACTGCTATATCGCCGCGTTCAGATCACTCGTGGATGGATCGCGGTAA
- a CDS encoding uroporphyrinogen decarboxylase family protein, protein MSINVSLNFMPAFYTKHTGTTYGEAFYFDIAHREKVERTESEFLHDTFGAHGVGAVHSKPSANIFIQPVDLIMRTQGAEWIFPEDGTVESLGAPWRGKSIEEIARIDAKAAASHPVIDTVLEQYEAMRMRYGNADTFGVKSGVMTIHTPYTTAQRLTSDDIFVHIATDPPGTRIVLDKVWEIYQAIYGRIADVLSVKLTRVNMGDCAASMLSAEHYRASVLPVNSMIASSFDSATYHSCGASTHLINAFAALPHVNAIQLGPGTDIAAAVHAMPKIHMQPLIDPLLMLNRTPDAVHTAIEQIINDSAKAPEITLCAWSFDRDTPFDAVNALYDAVEDLKK, encoded by the coding sequence ATGAGCATCAACGTCAGTCTCAACTTCATGCCGGCATTCTACACGAAGCACACCGGCACAACCTATGGCGAAGCGTTCTATTTCGATATCGCTCACCGCGAGAAGGTAGAGCGCACTGAAAGTGAATTCCTTCACGACACGTTCGGTGCTCACGGGGTCGGCGCAGTCCATTCGAAGCCTTCGGCGAACATTTTTATTCAGCCGGTAGACCTCATCATGCGAACGCAGGGGGCGGAGTGGATATTCCCCGAGGACGGCACGGTTGAAAGCCTCGGCGCACCCTGGCGCGGGAAAAGCATCGAAGAGATCGCGCGCATCGACGCGAAAGCCGCTGCGTCACACCCCGTCATCGATACCGTGCTCGAACAGTATGAAGCGATGCGAATGCGCTACGGCAACGCCGATACTTTCGGCGTAAAAAGCGGGGTTATGACCATTCATACGCCGTACACCACAGCACAGCGGCTTACCTCCGACGACATCTTCGTACACATCGCAACAGATCCGCCAGGGACCCGTATCGTATTGGACAAAGTATGGGAGATATATCAAGCGATATACGGGCGCATCGCTGATGTGTTGTCAGTGAAACTCACGCGGGTGAACATGGGTGACTGTGCCGCGTCAATGCTCTCTGCCGAACATTATCGCGCATCGGTACTTCCGGTGAACAGCATGATCGCCTCATCCTTCGATTCGGCAACGTATCATTCCTGCGGTGCATCGACGCATCTCATCAACGCATTCGCCGCGCTCCCGCACGTCAACGCGATACAGCTCGGACCGGGTACTGATATAGCCGCAGCGGTTCACGCAATGCCGAAGATACATATGCAGCCGCTCATCGATCCGCTCCTCATGCTGAACCGAACACCCGATGCCGTGCACACCGCGATCGAACAGATCATCAATGACAGCGCAAAGGCGCCGGAGATCACGCTTTGCGCCTGGTCGTTCGACCGCGATACGCCGTTCGATGCGGTGAACGCGCTGTACGATGCCGTCGAAGATCTGAAAAAGTAA
- a CDS encoding GDSL-type esterase/lipase family protein → MHRMIIPGALAVFAALSAYAGSADVTDGACAIYALRKLSAAYGGPAITVRREGDNKTADIGFTDDGTLNLPDLRTFAAEGNVCVPIWHDQSGNGKHAVQNDPAKQPIIVNAGKLVRTPNRNPSLEFDGKRYLEIAENAYVSVSVVARSTETSFTEYRGILGGDGKPLHIVNGIANSTKIAAATKAFMLALRNGISVPFANGHDVSPLDEYNAYGFILPSALTQKAVIGATDPVASRGWKGNIAEIIVFPKAISKEALIAVSANQAAFFGIGTGDIEKKKLTEATTAMPPKVNIAPTDPLIDYSDFAHITKTPQYARFDRIIKAGGALENDNPGARIRFRTSAANIRALFSITALHQRQDSVNVNGIILVDGRQAGDYAAKPLGDIFVTIPVQPGGISHDYEILLPYGQSLDFLGLDLGGNGTLEKTVPRPQKRYVAYGDSITHGFQASRIDRNYPYQVGVALGYQVVNMGFGGRHAEETDGDAIAACKPDLVTILIGFNDRYHSRPLAEYKRHLGGLITRIRKASLSVPIFVITPIWSSEPAWASGTLGLSLEDYRASVREIVSGAQDTMLFLVDGLALMDNTTGLTTDGIHPNDKGFDQIAARLTGILKISLAQ, encoded by the coding sequence ATGCATAGAATGATCATACCGGGCGCGCTCGCTGTGTTTGCAGCATTATCCGCGTACGCCGGGAGCGCCGATGTCACGGATGGCGCATGCGCGATCTATGCACTGCGCAAACTCAGCGCTGCATACGGCGGGCCCGCCATCACCGTCCGCCGCGAGGGGGACAACAAGACCGCCGATATCGGATTTACCGACGATGGAACGCTCAACCTTCCCGATCTGCGCACATTTGCAGCAGAGGGAAATGTATGTGTTCCTATCTGGCATGATCAGTCGGGAAATGGTAAACATGCCGTGCAGAACGATCCGGCAAAGCAGCCGATCATCGTGAATGCGGGAAAGCTCGTGCGCACGCCGAACAGGAACCCGTCGCTCGAATTCGACGGCAAACGGTATCTCGAGATCGCCGAGAACGCCTACGTGTCGGTCTCCGTTGTCGCGCGGAGCACGGAGACCTCGTTCACGGAATACCGCGGCATACTCGGCGGTGACGGCAAACCGCTGCATATCGTCAACGGCATCGCCAACAGCACGAAGATCGCTGCCGCGACGAAAGCATTCATGCTTGCGCTGCGTAACGGAATATCAGTACCGTTCGCGAACGGGCATGATGTTTCGCCGCTCGATGAATACAACGCCTACGGCTTTATCCTCCCCTCGGCATTGACGCAGAAGGCGGTGATCGGTGCAACCGACCCCGTCGCATCGCGGGGATGGAAAGGGAACATCGCAGAGATCATCGTCTTCCCCAAAGCGATCTCGAAGGAAGCGCTCATCGCGGTATCGGCGAACCAAGCCGCTTTTTTCGGTATCGGTACCGGCGATATCGAAAAAAAAAAGCTGACTGAAGCGACAACCGCTATGCCTCCGAAGGTGAATATCGCCCCGACAGATCCGCTCATCGACTATTCCGACTTCGCCCACATCACAAAAACGCCGCAGTACGCCCGCTTTGATAGGATCATAAAAGCCGGCGGCGCTTTGGAGAATGATAACCCGGGAGCTCGCATCCGCTTCAGGACAAGCGCTGCGAACATTCGAGCGCTCTTCAGCATCACCGCGCTCCATCAGCGGCAGGATTCCGTGAACGTCAATGGCATCATCCTTGTCGACGGCAGACAGGCGGGAGACTATGCCGCAAAACCCCTCGGAGATATCTTCGTTACGATCCCCGTGCAGCCGGGAGGCATATCGCATGATTATGAGATCCTCCTTCCCTACGGCCAATCGCTCGATTTTCTCGGTCTTGACCTCGGCGGGAACGGCACTCTTGAAAAGACGGTCCCACGTCCGCAGAAACGATACGTCGCCTACGGTGATTCGATCACGCACGGGTTCCAGGCAAGCCGCATCGATCGCAATTACCCCTATCAGGTGGGGGTTGCGCTCGGTTATCAGGTGGTGAACATGGGCTTCGGCGGACGCCATGCGGAAGAGACCGACGGCGATGCTATTGCGGCATGCAAGCCGGATCTCGTGACGATACTCATCGGCTTCAATGACCGCTATCACTCGCGGCCGCTCGCTGAATACAAGCGACACCTCGGCGGCCTCATCACTCGCATACGAAAAGCGTCGTTGTCCGTGCCGATATTCGTCATCACGCCGATCTGGTCATCGGAGCCGGCATGGGCATCGGGCACGCTCGGGCTCTCCCTTGAGGACTATCGCGCATCGGTTCGCGAGATCGTCTCCGGCGCTCAGGATACGATGCTCTTCCTTGTCGACGGTCTTGCACTCATGGATAATACAACGGGGTTGACAACGGATGGCATACATCCGAATGACAAGGGTTTCGACCAGATCGCCGCACGCCTGACCGGCATACTGAAAATCTCGCTCGCACAGTAG
- a CDS encoding uroporphyrinogen decarboxylase family protein yields the protein MITPKQRMLNAYRGLPNDRPAIAPEFWYYYPAKVLGVDMIRFEKDIPLWQALLTTFKKYGTEGWGAAFAAQNNPHTKGSSREERLADGRLRHTNTISYKDKSFTSVRMYDKEEPSWTEKYLLDDAADIGTCVEMATNTDITFDLTKAVDAHRTVGNDYLLEFWLGTPFFDFIAGFMGFEKAVMYFIEADEKQLHQFRERYLSHQMRLIREACRTTPYESFVFGCSYSCNSLIGPVMWRQWDKPFIKAIADELHAHGKLLHIHFHGKSMECASDFSETGIDCVCPFERSPGGDVDGVQGLRDVRKALADKVTMNGNVHTVETLIRGTPDDVRREVREIKEAFAGSNRFIIGTGDQVGRETPEENILAMIDEGKS from the coding sequence ATGATCACGCCGAAACAGCGAATGCTCAATGCCTATCGCGGGCTGCCGAACGACAGGCCTGCGATAGCCCCTGAGTTCTGGTATTATTATCCGGCAAAAGTACTCGGTGTCGACATGATACGCTTTGAGAAGGATATCCCGCTCTGGCAGGCGCTTTTGACGACGTTCAAAAAATATGGCACCGAGGGATGGGGTGCTGCGTTCGCCGCGCAGAACAATCCGCACACGAAAGGATCATCGAGAGAGGAACGGCTTGCTGACGGGAGACTCCGACACACGAACACGATCTCATATAAAGACAAGTCATTCACATCAGTACGCATGTACGACAAGGAAGAGCCGTCATGGACGGAAAAATACCTTCTCGATGACGCCGCCGACATCGGCACCTGCGTCGAAATGGCGACGAACACGGACATTACGTTCGATCTCACAAAAGCCGTTGACGCGCACCGCACGGTCGGGAATGATTATCTTCTCGAGTTCTGGCTCGGCACACCGTTCTTCGATTTTATTGCAGGATTCATGGGATTCGAGAAAGCGGTCATGTATTTCATCGAAGCGGATGAAAAGCAATTGCATCAATTCCGTGAGAGGTATCTCTCGCATCAGATGCGTCTTATCCGCGAAGCATGCCGTACTACGCCCTATGAATCGTTCGTCTTCGGCTGCTCCTACTCCTGCAATTCACTCATCGGCCCCGTCATGTGGCGGCAATGGGATAAACCGTTCATCAAGGCCATCGCCGATGAGCTTCATGCGCATGGAAAACTGCTGCACATCCATTTCCACGGCAAGTCGATGGAATGCGCATCCGATTTTTCCGAGACAGGCATCGACTGTGTGTGCCCCTTTGAGCGCTCACCCGGCGGCGATGTAGACGGCGTACAGGGGCTTCGCGATGTGCGCAAAGCGCTTGCCGACAAAGTTACTATGAACGGGAATGTGCATACCGTTGAAACGCTTATACGCGGCACGCCTGATGATGTACGCCGCGAGGTGCGAGAGATAAAGGAAGCATTCGCGGGATCAAATCGCTTCATCATCGGCACAGGGGATCAGGTGGGACGTGAAACGCCGGAAGAGAATATACTCGCAATGATAGATGAGGGAAAGTCCTGA